The DNA region AAAATGGCTTGTCTCAAATCAAAGTAGTTGTTGTAGATAATGTTGAAGAGCCATTACCTGGCGAACCGCTCTCAATAACAGATGTCAGTCTTACTTCCCTAACGTTACCTTTAGATAGTTTAATTTATAAATTGGATCAGCAAAAATTCCGAAAGATAGAGGAAAAGATTCACCTATAATGATTCCCTATAAATCACCCTACAATTAGCAAATACTGTTTTGGGTACTAATCTCAAATTTCCACAGCATACCGCTCATAGAGGGATATTATTTTTTGTTTCAGCTTTTCGCGCACACTTTCGGGTGAAACAATTACAATATCTGGCACATCCCGCAAAACTTCACGGATAAACCAGTAGCTACTAGAGATGCGCCTGACTACTCGTCGCAATGGTGGAGAACCGGATAACAACTCACTTTGTGTATCCTCATTTCTAGTTTTGTAAGCAAAAGCCAAACGACCAAATATATGCATTTCTACTGGTAGTTCCGCTAAATTTGAGCGCCACTTTCCAGGCACGGGGAATACACCTGCTTCCAAAATTCTATCTAGCCGTAAACTCCAGTTGCGTTGCAGTTGTTCTACATCTTGATTTCCTTCTGTTTCCTCACACCAGCAATCAAGATACTGTCGTTCTTCGTGAGGAACAAATGCGGCATGACGGACAGTATAGTTCCACAACTTACCTGTTGCATCTTGGTAGGAAAGCTGAAATGGCTGCTGGCGATGAATGTAACGGTTGATTTCTATGCGCCAAGCTGGAGGAGGGTTGCCTAAAAAGCGCTCTATTTCTGCTCGTAAAGGCAATGATAGTTCGCTGCGTTGCAATAATAAATCAGCAACTACTAGGGCTTCTTCTATCTTGCCAGCATCCGTTAAAGCATCGACAGCTTGCTTAAGTGCTGTAATAAGGGCTTCTGTCCAGTCATTGTTAGGAGCAATGACCAGCTGGCGACGAGCTAGAGCCTCCACCAATTTAGAGATATTTGGACGATTCCCCCACTTCATACCAAATTCGAGGGCGATTTTCTCTAACTGAGCTTTATCTGTCTCCGATACAGAAAGGTTAATAGCGCGACTTTTTTTATCCACGATGGCTCTTCCCAAATTTGTGCGTACACTTTAT from Tolypothrix sp. NIES-4075 includes:
- a CDS encoding WYL domain-containing protein is translated as MDKKSRAINLSVSETDKAQLEKIALEFGMKWGNRPNISKLVEALARRQLVIAPNNDWTEALITALKQAVDALTDAGKIEEALVVADLLLQRSELSLPLRAEIERFLGNPPPAWRIEINRYIHRQQPFQLSYQDATGKLWNYTVRHAAFVPHEERQYLDCWCEETEGNQDVEQLQRNWSLRLDRILEAGVFPVPGKWRSNLAELPVEMHIFGRLAFAYKTRNEDTQSELLSGSPPLRRVVRRISSSYWFIREVLRDVPDIVIVSPESVREKLKQKIISLYERYAVEI